The following are from one region of the Salvia splendens isolate huo1 chromosome 2, SspV2, whole genome shotgun sequence genome:
- the LOC121793008 gene encoding uncharacterized protein LOC121793008: MAASSSYTVSLNTNTSNLLHPQFQKSSFQGVSVQEGKRGVFNPLVLEGIGSVTSVKRRGFEISARAGTAKNIEVEVDKPLGLTLGQKQGGGVVITAVENGGNAARAGLKAGDQVLYTSSFFGDELWPADKLGFTKTAIQAKPDSVYFVVSRGAEVDVKRLPKRPAPPAFGRKLTDSQKARATHICLDCGYIYTLSKPFDDQPDEYACPQCRAPKKRFARYDVETGKAIGGGANLPIGVIIGLLVGVGGVGALLVYGLQ, translated from the exons ATGGCTGCTTCCTCTTCCTACACAGTCTCTCTCAACACCAACACTTCCAATCTCTTACACCCTCAATTTCAG AAAAGCAGTTTCCAAGGGGTGTCAGTTCAAGAAGGGAAAAGGGGTGTGTTCAATCCACTTGTTTTGGAGGGAATTGGCAGTGTGACGAGTGTGAAAAGGAGAGGGTTTGAGATCAGTGCAAGAGCTGGAACTGCCAAGAAtattgaggttgaggttgataAGCCATTGGGATTGACTCTAGGCCAAAAGCAAGGTGGTGGAGTTGTCATCACT GCTGTCGAAAACGGAGGGAATGCAGCACGAGCCGGGCTGAAGGCTGGGGACCAAGTGCTCTACACAAGCAGCTTCTTTGGTGATGAGCTTTGGCCTGCTGATAAGCTTGGATTTACCAAAACTGCCATTCAGGCTAAGCCTGATTCTGTTTATTTTGTTGTCAGCag AGGGGCCGAAGTTGATGTGAAAAGGCTACCTAAGCGTCCCGCTCCGCCTGCATTTGGGAGGAAACTCACCGATTCGCAAAAG GCTCGTGCTACTCACATTTGCCTCGATTGTGGATACATTTACACCCTTTCAAAGCCCTTCGATGATCAA CCGGACGAGTACGCGTGCCCGCAGTGCAGAGCACCAAAGAAGAGGTTTGCAAGGTATGATGTGGAGACAGGGAAGGCTATTGGTGGAGGTGCAAATTTGCCCATTGGAGTCATCATAGGCCTTCTTGTTGGTGTTGGTGGTGTCGGAGCTTTGCTTGTTTATGGCCTTCAGTAA